The following proteins are encoded in a genomic region of Coffea eugenioides isolate CCC68of chromosome 6, Ceug_1.0, whole genome shotgun sequence:
- the LOC113774548 gene encoding zeatin O-glucosyltransferase-like, whose product MAKNDHSTVQNQIASIQETHEVTVVMVPLPLQGHLNQLLHLSRLISSYNIPVHYVGTATHTRQAKVRVQGWDPLAISNIHFHEFSTPSYEAPPPDPNAPTKFPTQLIPVLNASVKLREPVYALLQQLSSTTRRLVVICDSVTPYVIKDVGLIPNAESYTFISISAFAIYTFSWEQEGKPRVFEPEILEALESLPSHESSLPQEVTDFLKLQKESVPIISGDLYNTCRFIEGPYLDLLAKAKTADSHKQWAVGPFNPVEINGQKNTEQRHYCLEWLDKQGPNSVIFVCFGSNTSVSHEEAGQIAIGLEKSGQKFIWILKDGDQGDIFKGEVRRVQLPGGFEERTEGRGIIVRDWAPQLEILGHSSTGGFMSHCGWNSCMESISMGVPVAAWPMHSEQPRNAIILEKVLKIGLSVRDWSRRDELVTSMAVENAVRRLMDSAEGEEMRQRAKELSKAVKDSVMEGGTSRLEMDSFIAHIRR is encoded by the coding sequence ATGGCCAAAAATGATCATTCAACAGTCCAAAACCAAATTGCTAGTATTCAAGAAACACATGAAGTAACTGTGGTGATGGTTCCCCTTCCTTTACAAGGTCATCTCAACCAACTCCTGCATCTCTCCCGCCTCATCTCCTCGTACAATATACCCGTTCACTATGTTGGCACGGCCACTCATACTCGCCAAGCAAAGGTCCGAGTCCAAGGTTGGGATCCTCTTGCTATTTCCAACATCCATTTCCACGAATTTTCCACCCCTTCTTATGAAGCTCCTCCTCCCGACCCAAACGCCCCAACAAAATTTCCCACTCAACTCATCCCAGTGTTGAATGCATCCGTCAAACTCCGGGAGCCAGTTTACGCACTTCTGCAACAACTTTCTAGCACAACGAGAAGATTGGTTGTTATTTGTGACTCTGTTACGCCATATGTCATCAAGGATGTGGGTTTAATACCGAATGCAGAGTCCTACACGTTTATAAGTATCTCAGCCTTCGCTATTTACACGTTTTCTTGGGAACAAGAAGGGAAACCTAGAGTATTTGAACCTGAAATACTTGAAGCACTCGAAAGTCTTCCATCACATGAAAGTTCTTTACCTCAGGAGGTGACAGATTTCTTAAAATTGCAAAAGGAATCCGTGCCAATTATCTCTGGCGATCTGTACAACACATGCAGGTTTATAGAGGGTCCGTACCTTGATCTTCTTGCAAAAGCCAAAACTGCCGATTCCCACAAGCAATGGGCTGTTGGTCCCTTCAATCCAGTTGAGATCAATGGGCAGAAAAACACAGAACAGAGACACTATTGCCTGGAGTGGCTTGACAAACAAGGCCCAAACTCGGTCATTTTTGTTTGCTTTGGTTCGAATACTTCAGTATCACACGAGGAAGCCGGGCAGATCGCTATTGGATTAGAGAAAAGCGGGCAAAAGTTCATATGGATACTGAAGGATGGAGATCAAGGAGATATCTTCAAGGGAGAAGTTAGGAGAGTTCAGTTGCCCGGAGGATTCGAAGAAAGAACTGAAGGAAGAGGAATAATTGTGAGGGATTGGGCACCCCAACTGGAGATTCTTGGACATTCATCAACAGGTGGATTCATGAGTCACTGCGGATGGAACTCGTGTATGGAAAGCATTAGCATGGGAGTGCCCGTGGCAGCATGGCCTATGCATTCTGAGCAGCCCAGAAACGCAATAATACTGGAAAAGGTGCTGAAGATTGGTCTATCAGTAAGGGACTGGTCTCGGCGGGACGAACTTGTGACATCCATGGCTGTTGAAAATGCTGTGAGAAGATTGATGGATTCAGCTGAAGGAGAAGAGATGAGGCAAAGGGCAAAAGAATTGAGCAAAGCAGTAAAGGATTCTGTTATGGAAGGCGGTACTAGTCGCTTGGAGATGGATTCTTTCATTGCTCATATTCGTAGGTAG
- the LOC113776011 gene encoding zeatin O-glucosyltransferase-like, producing the protein MAKLEVPGAKAGYDEKTDVVVVMVPLPAQGHLNQLLHLSRLISSYNIPVHFVGSATHNRQAKDRVHGWDPLAISDIRFHEFPLPSFPTPPPDPKAPTKLPTQLVPAFFATLHLCEPVCELVTKLSSTARRFVVIHDSLMCYVVQDMPSIPNAESYCFQSVSAFALYSYVWEAMGKPVLADGEPVNDLLSTPASGFPEEFSEFFKVQQEARKCNWGNLYNSSRLIDGEYLNLLAEIKFGETENNWAIGPFNPLVITEDQKSKKSHKCLEWLDKQAPKSVIFVSFGSTTSLSDEEMEQIAIGLERSGQKFMWVLRDADTGDVSIGEGRKAQLPEGYEERVDGRGFILREWAPQLEILGHPSTGGFMSHCGWNSCVESISMGVPIAAWPMHSDQPRNAILVTKILKTGLMVGDLAHQDESFKAEVVEDAVKRLMNSTEGQEMRKRAEELSDALKQSVIKGSDNSTEMDTFIAHITR; encoded by the coding sequence ATGGCAAAACTTGAAGTGCCCGGGGCAAAAGCCGGCTATGACGAGAAAACAGATGTGGTGGTGGTTATGGTGCCCCTTCCAGCGCAAGGGCATCTCAACCAGCTCCTTCACCTCTCCCGCCTCATCTCATCCTACAACATACCCGTGCACTTTGTTGGCTCGGCCACTCACAACCGCCAGGCTAAAGATCGAGTGCATGGATGGGATCCTCTAGCCATTTCCGATATCCGTTTCCATGAATTCCCACTACCTTCTTTTCCAACGCCTCCACCTGACCCCAAAGCCCCTACAAAGCTGCCCACACAGCTCGTCCCGGCCTTTTTCGCGACGTTGCATCTCTGTGAGCCTGTTTGTGAACTTGTAACCAAACTCTCGAGCACAGCAAGAAGATTTGTAGTAATTCATGACTCTCTCATGTGTTATGTTGTCCAGGATATGCCATCCATCCCGAATGCCGAATCTTACTGCTTTCAAAGTGTTTCGGCTTTTGCTCTCTACTCTTACGTCTGGGAAGCCATGGGAAAACCCGTCCTGGCCGATGGAGAACCAGTAAATGACCTTTTATCCACTCCCGCAAGCGGCTTCCCAGAAGAGTTTTCAGAGTTCTTCAAGGTGCAACAAGAAGCAAGAAAGTGTAACTGGGGAAACCTGTATAATTCATCCAGATTGATAGATGGTGAATATCTTAACCTTCTTGCGGAAATAAAGTTCGGTGAAACAGAAAACAATTGGGCAATCGGTCCATTTAATCCTCTGGTGATAACTGAGGACCAGAAATCTAAAAAATCCCATAAATGCTTGGAATGGCTGGACAAACAAGCTCCAAAATCAGTGATATTCGTTTCATTCGGTTCAACAACTTCGTTATCAGATGAAGAAATGGAACAGATCGCGATTGGATTGGAAAGAAGTGGACAGAAATTCATGTGGGTCCTGAGAGATGCAGATACAGGAGATGTTTCTATTGGAGAAGGTAGGAAAGCTCAACTGCCAGAAGGGTATGAAGAGAGAGTTGATGGAAGAGGATTTATACTGAGAGAATGGGCACCGCAGTTGGAAATTCTTGGCCATCCGTCAACAGGTGGATTCATGAGCCATTGTGGATGGAATTCATGCGTTGAGAGCATTAGCATGGGGGTGCCTATAGCAGCCTGGCCTATGCATTCTGACCAGCCAAGAAATGCTATCCTGGTGACCAAGATTCTCAAAACAGGTCTAATGGTGGGGGATTTAGCCCATCAAGATGAATCTTTTAAAGCAGAAGTAGTTGAAGATGCTGTAAAAAGACTGATGAATTCGACTGAAGGACAAGAGATGAGGAAGAGGGCAGAAGAATTAAGTGATGCACTTAAGCAGTCAGTGATTAAGGGTAGTGATAATAGCACTGAGATGGATACTTTCATCGCTCACATTACTCGGTAG
- the LOC113776509 gene encoding zeatin O-xylosyltransferase-like — translation MAMDDHSRVQSPFGIIRETHEVTVVMVPLPAQGHLNQLLHLSRLISSYDIPVHYVGTASHNRQAKVRVHGWDPLAISNIHFHEFSIPSYETPPPDPNAPTKYPIQLIPAFNASIKLREPVYALLQQLSGTTRRLVVIYDFLMPYVIQDVRLIPNAESYCFPTSSAFAIYSFVWEQEGKPELSQPELLEPLEDLPTWESCFPQELTDFVKFQNDFKPISSGYLFNSCRAIEGPYLDLHVKSKITDSDKQWAIGPFNPVEMNGQKNSEKRHYCLDWLDKQEPDSVIFISFGSTTSVSDEEAKEIATGLDKSGQNFIWVLRDADKGDVFQGEDRRAQLPEGFEERIEGRGIVVSDWAPQLEILGHSSTGGFMSHCGWNSCIESISMGVPVAAWPMHSDQPTNAILLEKVLKIGLIIRDWSKQNELVTSITVENAVRRLMDSAEGEEMRQRARELSKAVKGSVMEGGVSRLEMDSFISHIRR, via the coding sequence ATGGCCATGGATGATCATTCAAGAGTCCAAAGCCCATTTGGTATTATTCGAGAAACTCATGAAGTGACTGTGGTCATGGTTCCCCTTCCAGCACAGGGCCATCTCAACCAGCTCCTCCATCTCTCCCGCCTCATCTCCTCCTATGATATACCTGTTCACTATGTTGGCACGGCCTCTCACAACCGCCAGGCAAAGGTTCGCGTCCACGGTTGGGATCCTCTTGCCATTTCCAACATCCATTTCCACGAATTTTCCATCCCTTCTTATGAAACTCCTCCTCCGGATCCAAACGCCCCAACAAAATATCCCATACAACTCATCCCAGCGTTCAATGCATCGATCAAACTCCGTGAGCCAGTTTACGCACTTCTGCAACAACTTTCTGGAACAACAAGAAGATTGGTAGTTATTTATGACTTTCTGATGCCATATGTCATCCAGGATGTGCGTTTAATCCCGAACGCAGAGTCCTACTGCTTTCCAACCTCCTCAGCCTTCGCTATATACTCGTTTGTTTGGGAACAAGAAGGGAAACCTGAACTATCCCAGCCCGAACTACTCGAACCACTCGAAGATCTTCCAACATGGGAAAGTTGCTTCCCCCAAGAGCTGACTGACTTcgtaaaatttcaaaatgattttaaGCCAATTAGCTCTGGCTACCTGTTCAACAGCTGTAGAGCTATAGAGGGTCCATACCTTGACCTCCATGTTAAATCCAAAATAACCGATTCAGACAAGCAATGGGCTATTGGACCCTTCAATCCAGTTGAGATGAATGGGCAGAAAAACTCGGAAAAGAGACACTATTGCCTGGATTGGCTGGACAAACAAGAGCCAGATTCggtcattttcatttcttttggttCAACAACTTCGGTGTCTGATGAAGAAGCCAAGGAGATTGCAACTGGATTAGATAAAAGTGGGCAAAATTTCATATGGGTACTGAGGGATGCAGATAAAGGAGACGTCTTCCAGGGAGAAGATAGGAGAGCTCAGCTGCCAGAAGGATTTGAAGAGAGAATTGAAGGAAGGGGAATTGTTGTGAGCGATTGGGCGCCCCAACTGGAGATTCTTGGACATTCATCAACAGGTGGATTCATGAGTCATTGCGGATGGAACTCGTGCATAGAAAGCATTAGCATGGGAGTACCCGTGGCAGCATGGCCTATGCATTCTGACCAGCCCACAAACGCGATACTACTGGAAAAGGTGCTCAAGATTGGTCTAATAATAAGGGATTGGTCGAAGCAGAATGAACTTGTGACATCCATAACTGTTGAAAATGCTGTAAGAAGATTGATGGATTCAGCTGAAGGAGAAGAGATGAGGCAAAGAGCCAGAGAATTGAGCAAAGCTGTCAAGGGTTCTGTTATGGAAGGTGGTGTTAGTCGCTTGGAGATGGattctttcatttctcacattcGTAGGTAG